The Amaranthus tricolor cultivar Red isolate AtriRed21 chromosome 6, ASM2621246v1, whole genome shotgun sequence genome has a segment encoding these proteins:
- the LOC130814899 gene encoding DEAD-box ATP-dependent RNA helicase 17 isoform X3, with amino-acid sequence MVMIIDLLMLQLGLVKLLLIWLQLFITCTSMRLEFREWMELLVYEILQKLLHRFHWIVPGYIMGGENRSKEKARLRKGITILVATPGRLLDHLKNTSSFLHTNLRWLIFDEADRILELGFGKEIEEILDYFGSRKHNLSCEESGGSKISDFQRQNLLFSATLNEKVNHLAKISLENPVMIGLAERKVQKNSSSKHFGSVGSEEVDEAEHCVRVVDSSSGDYNLPSQLIQRYVKVTCGSRLAVLLSILKNLFEREPTQKVVVFFSSCDAVDFHYTLLKEFQWPQKENKEKQLFMNCKTFRLHGNMEHEERKTTYHAIKTEKSALLLSSDVSARGLDFPKVRYIIQYDSPGEATEYVHRVGRTARLGQKGDSLLFLQPIETDYLQDLKKHGVSLTEYPLQKVLDSFPLYGQKHLAKKFISVEMHPWLVALQKALEAFISAEAKLNKMAKAAFVSWVRAYTAHKAELKRIFTVKKLHLGHVAKSFALKDQPSLVGKSVHKQIKKRKKNEQKQTRQSKKRRVTINT; translated from the exons ATGGTGATGATAATAGACTTGTTAATGCTGCAACTGGGACTGGTAAAACTGTTGCTTATTTGGCTCCAATTATTCATCACTTGCACAAGTATGCGCCTCGAATTCAGAGAGTGGATGGAACTTTTG gtttatgaaattttacaaaagCTGCTGCACCGATTTCATTGGATTGTTCCAGGATACATAATGGGGGGTGAGAATAGGTCAAAAGAAAAGGCGAGGTTGCGGAAAG GTATAACTATACTTGTTGCAACTCCTGGCCGTCTTTTGGATCACTTAAAGAACACATCATCATTCTTGCATACAAATTTGCGTTGGTTGATTTTTGATGAAGCAGATAG GATATTGGAATTGGGATTTGGTAAAGAAATCGAAGAGATACTTGATTATTTCGGCTCAAGGAAGCACAACTTAAGCTGTGAAGAAAGTGGTGGTTCTAAAATTTCTGACTTTCAAAGGCAAAATCTGCTTTTTTCAGCTACCTTAAATGAGAAGGTCaaccatcttgcaaaaattagTCTAGAAAATCCAGTTATGATTGGTCTTGCTGAAAGGAAGGTCCAAAAAAATTCATCTTCCAAGCATTTTGGCTCGGTAGGATCTGAGGAGGTAGATGAGGCAGAGCACTGTGTGAGAGTTGTAGACTCTTCAAGTGGAGATTACAACCTCCCATCTCAACTAATTCAGAGATATGTCAAAG TGACCTGTGGTTCACGGCTTGCAGTTCTTCTTTCTATTCTCAAGAATCTTTTCGAAAGAGAACCTACCCAAAAG GTCGTTGTCTTCTTTTCATCTTGTGATGCTGTGGACTTCCATTATACACTTTTAAAGGAGTTTCAGTGGCCACAGAAAGAAAACAAAGAGAAACAGCTTTTTATGAACTGCAAAACTTTCCGCTTACATGGGAACATGGAGCATGAGGAGCGAAAAACTACATATCATGCCATCAAAACAGAAAAATCTGCGCTTCTTTTATCAAGTGATGTTTCTGCGAGAGGGTTAGACTTCCCTAAAGTTAGATATATCATACAATATGATTCCCCAGGAGAGGCGACTGAATATGTTCATAG GGTTGGTAGAACAGCTCGCTTGGGCCAGAAGGGAGATTCATTATTATTTCTACAACCCATTGAAACGGACTATTTGCAAGATTTGAAAAAGCACGGTGTATCGCTAACAGAGTATCCACTTCAAAAAGTGTTGGACAGTTTCCCATTATATGGTCAGAAGCACCTCGCAAAAAAGTTTATTTCAGTTGAGATGCATCCTTGGTTAGTGGCTCTACAGAAGGCTCTGGAGGCATTTATATCTGCTGAG GCAAAGCTGAATAAGATGGCAAAAGCCGCGTTTGTTTCTTGGGTTCGAGCATATACAGCACATAAAGCAGAGTTAAAACGGATATTCACGGTGAAGAAACTCCATCTGGGTCATGTCGCTAAAAGTTTTGCTCTGAAAGACCAGCCCTCTTTGGTAGGGAAGTCAGTACACAAGCAGataaaaaagaggaaaaagaatGAGCAGAAGCAAACAAGACAGTCGAAGAAGCGACGGGTCACTATTAACACATAA
- the LOC130814899 gene encoding DEAD-box ATP-dependent RNA helicase 17 isoform X1, translating into MKKPAHQNQNQNQNQKTDDDIFASCTFASLGLQPSLCDQLRERLGFETPTQVQAQAIPVILSGHHVLVNAATGTGKTVAYLAPIIHHLHKYAPRIQRVDGTFALVLVPTRELCMQVYEILQKLLHRFHWIVPGYIMGGENRSKEKARLRKGITILVATPGRLLDHLKNTSSFLHTNLRWLIFDEADRILELGFGKEIEEILDYFGSRKHNLSCEESGGSKISDFQRQNLLFSATLNEKVNHLAKISLENPVMIGLAERKVQKNSSSKHFGSVGSEEVDEAEHCVRVVDSSSGDYNLPSQLIQRYVKVTCGSRLAVLLSILKNLFEREPTQKVVVFFSSCDAVDFHYTLLKEFQWPQKENKEKQLFMNCKTFRLHGNMEHEERKTTYHAIKTEKSALLLSSDVSARGLDFPKVRYIIQYDSPGEATEYVHRVGRTARLGQKGDSLLFLQPIETDYLQDLKKHGVSLTEYPLQKVLDSFPLYGQKHLAKKFISVEMHPWLVALQKALEAFISAEAKLNKMAKAAFVSWVRAYTAHKAELKRIFTVKKLHLGHVAKSFALKDQPSLVGKSVHKQIKKRKKNEQKQTRQSKKRRVTINT; encoded by the exons ATGAAGAAACCTGctcatcaaaatcaaaatcaaaatcaaaatcaaaaaacagaCGACGACATTTTCGCATCATGCACCTTTGCAAGTCTTGGTCTTCAACCTTCCTTATGCGACCAACTTCGAG AGAGATTAGGTTTTGAAACTCCAACACAAGTTCAAGCTCAAGCAATTCCTGTTATCTTATCTGGCCACCATGT ACTTGTTAATGCTGCAACTGGGACTGGTAAAACTGTTGCTTATTTGGCTCCAATTATTCATCACTTGCACAAGTATGCGCCTCGAATTCAGAGAGTGGATGGAACTTTTG CATTGGTACTTGTACCAACGCGTGAATTATGCATGCAggtttatgaaattttacaaaagCTGCTGCACCGATTTCATTGGATTGTTCCAGGATACATAATGGGGGGTGAGAATAGGTCAAAAGAAAAGGCGAGGTTGCGGAAAG GTATAACTATACTTGTTGCAACTCCTGGCCGTCTTTTGGATCACTTAAAGAACACATCATCATTCTTGCATACAAATTTGCGTTGGTTGATTTTTGATGAAGCAGATAG GATATTGGAATTGGGATTTGGTAAAGAAATCGAAGAGATACTTGATTATTTCGGCTCAAGGAAGCACAACTTAAGCTGTGAAGAAAGTGGTGGTTCTAAAATTTCTGACTTTCAAAGGCAAAATCTGCTTTTTTCAGCTACCTTAAATGAGAAGGTCaaccatcttgcaaaaattagTCTAGAAAATCCAGTTATGATTGGTCTTGCTGAAAGGAAGGTCCAAAAAAATTCATCTTCCAAGCATTTTGGCTCGGTAGGATCTGAGGAGGTAGATGAGGCAGAGCACTGTGTGAGAGTTGTAGACTCTTCAAGTGGAGATTACAACCTCCCATCTCAACTAATTCAGAGATATGTCAAAG TGACCTGTGGTTCACGGCTTGCAGTTCTTCTTTCTATTCTCAAGAATCTTTTCGAAAGAGAACCTACCCAAAAG GTCGTTGTCTTCTTTTCATCTTGTGATGCTGTGGACTTCCATTATACACTTTTAAAGGAGTTTCAGTGGCCACAGAAAGAAAACAAAGAGAAACAGCTTTTTATGAACTGCAAAACTTTCCGCTTACATGGGAACATGGAGCATGAGGAGCGAAAAACTACATATCATGCCATCAAAACAGAAAAATCTGCGCTTCTTTTATCAAGTGATGTTTCTGCGAGAGGGTTAGACTTCCCTAAAGTTAGATATATCATACAATATGATTCCCCAGGAGAGGCGACTGAATATGTTCATAG GGTTGGTAGAACAGCTCGCTTGGGCCAGAAGGGAGATTCATTATTATTTCTACAACCCATTGAAACGGACTATTTGCAAGATTTGAAAAAGCACGGTGTATCGCTAACAGAGTATCCACTTCAAAAAGTGTTGGACAGTTTCCCATTATATGGTCAGAAGCACCTCGCAAAAAAGTTTATTTCAGTTGAGATGCATCCTTGGTTAGTGGCTCTACAGAAGGCTCTGGAGGCATTTATATCTGCTGAG GCAAAGCTGAATAAGATGGCAAAAGCCGCGTTTGTTTCTTGGGTTCGAGCATATACAGCACATAAAGCAGAGTTAAAACGGATATTCACGGTGAAGAAACTCCATCTGGGTCATGTCGCTAAAAGTTTTGCTCTGAAAGACCAGCCCTCTTTGGTAGGGAAGTCAGTACACAAGCAGataaaaaagaggaaaaagaatGAGCAGAAGCAAACAAGACAGTCGAAGAAGCGACGGGTCACTATTAACACATAA
- the LOC130814899 gene encoding DEAD-box ATP-dependent RNA helicase 17 isoform X2: MKKPAHQNQNQNQNQKTDDDIFASCTFASLGLQPSLCDQLRERLGFETPTQVQAQAIPVILSGHHVLVNAATGTGKTVAYLAPIIHHLHKYAPRIQRVDGTFALVLVPTRELCMQVYEILQKLLHRFHWIVPGYIMGGENRSKEKARLRKGITILVATPGRLLDHLKNTSSFLHTNLRWLIFDEADRILELGFGKEIEEILDYFGSRKHNLSCEESGGSKISDFQRQNLLFSATLNEKVNHLAKISLENPVMIGLAERKVQKNSSSKHFGSVGSEEVDEAEHCVRVVDSSSGDYNLPSQLIQRYVKVLLSILKNLFEREPTQKVVVFFSSCDAVDFHYTLLKEFQWPQKENKEKQLFMNCKTFRLHGNMEHEERKTTYHAIKTEKSALLLSSDVSARGLDFPKVRYIIQYDSPGEATEYVHRVGRTARLGQKGDSLLFLQPIETDYLQDLKKHGVSLTEYPLQKVLDSFPLYGQKHLAKKFISVEMHPWLVALQKALEAFISAEAKLNKMAKAAFVSWVRAYTAHKAELKRIFTVKKLHLGHVAKSFALKDQPSLVGKSVHKQIKKRKKNEQKQTRQSKKRRVTINT; encoded by the exons ATGAAGAAACCTGctcatcaaaatcaaaatcaaaatcaaaatcaaaaaacagaCGACGACATTTTCGCATCATGCACCTTTGCAAGTCTTGGTCTTCAACCTTCCTTATGCGACCAACTTCGAG AGAGATTAGGTTTTGAAACTCCAACACAAGTTCAAGCTCAAGCAATTCCTGTTATCTTATCTGGCCACCATGT ACTTGTTAATGCTGCAACTGGGACTGGTAAAACTGTTGCTTATTTGGCTCCAATTATTCATCACTTGCACAAGTATGCGCCTCGAATTCAGAGAGTGGATGGAACTTTTG CATTGGTACTTGTACCAACGCGTGAATTATGCATGCAggtttatgaaattttacaaaagCTGCTGCACCGATTTCATTGGATTGTTCCAGGATACATAATGGGGGGTGAGAATAGGTCAAAAGAAAAGGCGAGGTTGCGGAAAG GTATAACTATACTTGTTGCAACTCCTGGCCGTCTTTTGGATCACTTAAAGAACACATCATCATTCTTGCATACAAATTTGCGTTGGTTGATTTTTGATGAAGCAGATAG GATATTGGAATTGGGATTTGGTAAAGAAATCGAAGAGATACTTGATTATTTCGGCTCAAGGAAGCACAACTTAAGCTGTGAAGAAAGTGGTGGTTCTAAAATTTCTGACTTTCAAAGGCAAAATCTGCTTTTTTCAGCTACCTTAAATGAGAAGGTCaaccatcttgcaaaaattagTCTAGAAAATCCAGTTATGATTGGTCTTGCTGAAAGGAAGGTCCAAAAAAATTCATCTTCCAAGCATTTTGGCTCGGTAGGATCTGAGGAGGTAGATGAGGCAGAGCACTGTGTGAGAGTTGTAGACTCTTCAAGTGGAGATTACAACCTCCCATCTCAACTAATTCAGAGATATGTCAAAG TTCTTCTTTCTATTCTCAAGAATCTTTTCGAAAGAGAACCTACCCAAAAG GTCGTTGTCTTCTTTTCATCTTGTGATGCTGTGGACTTCCATTATACACTTTTAAAGGAGTTTCAGTGGCCACAGAAAGAAAACAAAGAGAAACAGCTTTTTATGAACTGCAAAACTTTCCGCTTACATGGGAACATGGAGCATGAGGAGCGAAAAACTACATATCATGCCATCAAAACAGAAAAATCTGCGCTTCTTTTATCAAGTGATGTTTCTGCGAGAGGGTTAGACTTCCCTAAAGTTAGATATATCATACAATATGATTCCCCAGGAGAGGCGACTGAATATGTTCATAG GGTTGGTAGAACAGCTCGCTTGGGCCAGAAGGGAGATTCATTATTATTTCTACAACCCATTGAAACGGACTATTTGCAAGATTTGAAAAAGCACGGTGTATCGCTAACAGAGTATCCACTTCAAAAAGTGTTGGACAGTTTCCCATTATATGGTCAGAAGCACCTCGCAAAAAAGTTTATTTCAGTTGAGATGCATCCTTGGTTAGTGGCTCTACAGAAGGCTCTGGAGGCATTTATATCTGCTGAG GCAAAGCTGAATAAGATGGCAAAAGCCGCGTTTGTTTCTTGGGTTCGAGCATATACAGCACATAAAGCAGAGTTAAAACGGATATTCACGGTGAAGAAACTCCATCTGGGTCATGTCGCTAAAAGTTTTGCTCTGAAAGACCAGCCCTCTTTGGTAGGGAAGTCAGTACACAAGCAGataaaaaagaggaaaaagaatGAGCAGAAGCAAACAAGACAGTCGAAGAAGCGACGGGTCACTATTAACACATAA
- the LOC130814899 gene encoding DEAD-box ATP-dependent RNA helicase 17 isoform X4, whose product MYLLMLQLGLVKLLLIWLQLFITCTSMRLEFREWMELLVYEILQKLLHRFHWIVPGYIMGGENRSKEKARLRKGITILVATPGRLLDHLKNTSSFLHTNLRWLIFDEADRILELGFGKEIEEILDYFGSRKHNLSCEESGGSKISDFQRQNLLFSATLNEKVNHLAKISLENPVMIGLAERKVQKNSSSKHFGSVGSEEVDEAEHCVRVVDSSSGDYNLPSQLIQRYVKVTCGSRLAVLLSILKNLFEREPTQKVVVFFSSCDAVDFHYTLLKEFQWPQKENKEKQLFMNCKTFRLHGNMEHEERKTTYHAIKTEKSALLLSSDVSARGLDFPKVRYIIQYDSPGEATEYVHRVGRTARLGQKGDSLLFLQPIETDYLQDLKKHGVSLTEYPLQKVLDSFPLYGQKHLAKKFISVEMHPWLVALQKALEAFISAEAKLNKMAKAAFVSWVRAYTAHKAELKRIFTVKKLHLGHVAKSFALKDQPSLVGKSVHKQIKKRKKNEQKQTRQSKKRRVTINT is encoded by the exons ATGT ACTTGTTAATGCTGCAACTGGGACTGGTAAAACTGTTGCTTATTTGGCTCCAATTATTCATCACTTGCACAAGTATGCGCCTCGAATTCAGAGAGTGGATGGAACTTTTG gtttatgaaattttacaaaagCTGCTGCACCGATTTCATTGGATTGTTCCAGGATACATAATGGGGGGTGAGAATAGGTCAAAAGAAAAGGCGAGGTTGCGGAAAG GTATAACTATACTTGTTGCAACTCCTGGCCGTCTTTTGGATCACTTAAAGAACACATCATCATTCTTGCATACAAATTTGCGTTGGTTGATTTTTGATGAAGCAGATAG GATATTGGAATTGGGATTTGGTAAAGAAATCGAAGAGATACTTGATTATTTCGGCTCAAGGAAGCACAACTTAAGCTGTGAAGAAAGTGGTGGTTCTAAAATTTCTGACTTTCAAAGGCAAAATCTGCTTTTTTCAGCTACCTTAAATGAGAAGGTCaaccatcttgcaaaaattagTCTAGAAAATCCAGTTATGATTGGTCTTGCTGAAAGGAAGGTCCAAAAAAATTCATCTTCCAAGCATTTTGGCTCGGTAGGATCTGAGGAGGTAGATGAGGCAGAGCACTGTGTGAGAGTTGTAGACTCTTCAAGTGGAGATTACAACCTCCCATCTCAACTAATTCAGAGATATGTCAAAG TGACCTGTGGTTCACGGCTTGCAGTTCTTCTTTCTATTCTCAAGAATCTTTTCGAAAGAGAACCTACCCAAAAG GTCGTTGTCTTCTTTTCATCTTGTGATGCTGTGGACTTCCATTATACACTTTTAAAGGAGTTTCAGTGGCCACAGAAAGAAAACAAAGAGAAACAGCTTTTTATGAACTGCAAAACTTTCCGCTTACATGGGAACATGGAGCATGAGGAGCGAAAAACTACATATCATGCCATCAAAACAGAAAAATCTGCGCTTCTTTTATCAAGTGATGTTTCTGCGAGAGGGTTAGACTTCCCTAAAGTTAGATATATCATACAATATGATTCCCCAGGAGAGGCGACTGAATATGTTCATAG GGTTGGTAGAACAGCTCGCTTGGGCCAGAAGGGAGATTCATTATTATTTCTACAACCCATTGAAACGGACTATTTGCAAGATTTGAAAAAGCACGGTGTATCGCTAACAGAGTATCCACTTCAAAAAGTGTTGGACAGTTTCCCATTATATGGTCAGAAGCACCTCGCAAAAAAGTTTATTTCAGTTGAGATGCATCCTTGGTTAGTGGCTCTACAGAAGGCTCTGGAGGCATTTATATCTGCTGAG GCAAAGCTGAATAAGATGGCAAAAGCCGCGTTTGTTTCTTGGGTTCGAGCATATACAGCACATAAAGCAGAGTTAAAACGGATATTCACGGTGAAGAAACTCCATCTGGGTCATGTCGCTAAAAGTTTTGCTCTGAAAGACCAGCCCTCTTTGGTAGGGAAGTCAGTACACAAGCAGataaaaaagaggaaaaagaatGAGCAGAAGCAAACAAGACAGTCGAAGAAGCGACGGGTCACTATTAACACATAA